A single window of Bos javanicus breed banteng chromosome 19, ARS-OSU_banteng_1.0, whole genome shotgun sequence DNA harbors:
- the EFNB3 gene encoding ephrin-B3, whose product MGAPHSGPGGVRVGTLLLLGVLGLVSGLSLEPVYWNSANKRFQAEGGYVLYPQIGDRLDLLCPRARPPGPHSSPNYEFYKLYLVGGAQGRRCEAPPAPNLLLTCDRPDLDLRFTIKFQEYSPNLWGHEFRSHHDYYIIATSDGTREGLESLQGGVCLTRGMKVLLRVGQSPRGGAVPRKPVSEMPMERDRGAAHSLEPGKESTAGDPTSNATSRGAEGPLPPPSMPAVAGAAGGLALLLLGVAGAGGAMCWRRRRAKPSESRHPGPGSFGRGGSLGLGGGGGMGPRETEPGELGIALRGGGTADPPFCPHYEKVSGDYGHPVYIVQDGPPQSPPNIYYKV is encoded by the exons ATGGGGGCCCCCCATTCTGGGCCGGGGGGCGTGCGAGTCGGGACCCTGCTGCTGCTCGGGGTTTTGGGGCTGGTGTCTGGGCTCAGCCTGGAGCCTGTCTACTGGAATTCGGCAAACAAGAG GTTCCAGGCAGAGGGTGGTTACGTGCTCTACCCTCAGATCGGGGACCGGCTAGATCTGCTCTGCCCCCGGGCCCGGCCTCCGGGTCCCCACTCCTCTCCTAATTATGAGTTCTACAAGCTGTACCTGGTAGGGGGTGCCCAGGGCCGGCGTTGTGAGGCACCCCCTGCCCCAAACCTCCTCCTCACTTGTGACCGGCCAGATCTGGATCTCCGCTTCACCATCAAGTTCCAGGAGTATAGCCCTAATCTCTGGGGCCACGAGTTCCGCTCACACCACGATTACTACATAATTG CCACGTCGGATGGAACCCGGGAAGGCCTGGAGAGCTTGCAGGGAGGTGTGTGCCTCACCAGAGGCATGAAGGTGCTTCTCCGAGTGGGACAAA GTCCCCGAGGAGGGGCTGTCCCCCGAAAGCCTGTGTCTGAAATGCCCATGGAAAGAGACCGAGGGGCGGCCCACAGCCTGGAGCCCGGGAAAGAGAGCACTGCAG GTGACCCCACCAGCAATGCAACCTCCCGGGGTGCTGAaggccccctgccccctcccagcaTGCCCGCAGTGGCCGGGGCAGCAGGGGGGCTGGCGCTGCTCTTGCTGGGcgtggcaggggctgggggtgccaTGTGTTGGCGGAGACGGCGGGCCAAGCCTTCGGAGAGTCGCCACCCTGGTCCTGGCTCCTTCGGGAGGGGAGGGTCCCTGGGcctggggggtggaggtgggatggGACCTAGAGAGACTGAGCCTGGGGAGCTAGGCATAGCTCTGCGGGGTGGTGGGACTGCAGACCCCCCCTTCTGTCCCCACTATGAGAAGGTGAGTGGTGACTATGGGCATCCTGTGTACATCGTGCAGGATGGGCCTCCCCAGAGCCCCCCAAACATCTACTATAAGGTATGA